In Cotesia glomerata isolate CgM1 linkage group LG3, MPM_Cglom_v2.3, whole genome shotgun sequence, one genomic interval encodes:
- the LOC123261659 gene encoding brain tumor protein-like, whose product MASPTPSLESRANSLGSLVSLSPVTVSGSSPPASDSAICDVDSCDICLDTGKPGDGTCNCRLGRGVRCTGCKSTESDAVARCFDCANFLCPNCVMAHQFMHCFEGHRVLNLGESKLEANAESRGNLMITNGSNGTTNGEKALYCLRHKNELLKYFCRTCNVPVCKECTLSEHPASVHDCGHITEVGSQQLELVSRTVADCRAKASEIRTAIKAADHGVAKLQIQYHKAQNEINDTYQFYRSMLEERKQELLKELESVFSAKQISLGVITQKANEMVDKIQQTCEFVDKLTKFTTITEVLMVKKLLDSKLQQLLSYTPEITNQSDLEFVSNYQAIQVGVRNTFGYVRSSADSNSMGPSKQPPIARPTALTNGNSGGSNASSGPGSAGSLGGLLLDRPYSNGLVSTTSTCASTSPSSFESNVISKRFSTANSLGPFSTTITDLNLNGMNNPYEKWSNGGGSDAYSVNANDHFAISNTNGGGGPTAADSVLDLTSKLMSAAIVFPPKSQIKRQKMIYHCKFGEFGVMEGQFTEPSGVAVNAQNIIVADTNNHRIQIFDKEGRFKFQFGECGKRDGQLLYPNRVAAVRPSGDIIVTERSPTHQIQIYNQYGQFVRKFGANILQHPRGVTVDSKGRIVVVECKVMRVIIFDQAGNVLQKFGCSKHLEFPNGVVVNDKQEIFISDNRAHCVKVFNYDGAYLRQIGGEGITNYPIGVGINAAGEILIADNHNNFNLTIFTQDGQLVSALESKVKHAQCFDVALMDDGSVVLASKDYRLYIYRYIQVPPIGM is encoded by the coding sequence ATGGCCTCCCCGACACCCTCGTTGGAATCACGCGCAAATTCCCTCGGCTCCCTGGTTTCGTTATCCCCGGTGACCGTGAGCGGGAGTTCACCACCAGCAAGCGACTCAGCGATCTGTGACGTCGACAGTTGTGATATCTGCCTGGACACAGGCAAACCGGGCGACGGAACTTGTAACTGTCGTCTCGGACGCGGAGTAAGGTGTACAGGTTGTAAATCCACCGAATCAGACGCGGTAGCACGTTGTTTCGATTGTGCTAATTTTCTTTGTCCCAATTGCGTAATGGCGCACCAATTTATGCACTGTTTCGAGGGGCACCGAGTTTTGAACCTCGGCGAATCAAAGTTAGAGGCTAACGCCGAATCACGGGGGAATTTGATGATAACTAACGGCAGCAACGGAACAACAAACGGTGAAAAAGCACTCTACTGTTTGCGTCACAAAAACGAATTACTTAAATACTTCTGTCGTACGTGCAATGTTCCCGTTTGCAAGGAGTGCACTTTGAGCGAACATCCGGCGTCGGTTCATGATTGCGGGCACATTACCGAAGTTGGTTCACAGCAACTTGAATTGGTGTCAAGAACAGTCGCCGATTGTCGAGCGAAAGCTTCCGAAATCCGTACCGCGATAAAAGCCGCTGACCATGGTGTCGCTAAATTACAAATTCAGTATCACAAAGCCCAAAATGAAATAAACGACACCTACCAGTTTTACCGATCGATGCTGGAAGAGCGAAAGCAAGAGCTCCTTAAAGAACTTGAATCAGTATTCTCCGCAAAACAAATTTCTCTTGGTGTAATCACGCAGAAAGCCAATGAAATGGTTGATAAaattcaacaaacatgtgagtTTGTCGACAAACTAACTAAATTCACAACTATCACCGAGGTCCTGATGGTGAAAAAACTCCTGGATTCAAAACTCCAACAGTTATTGAGCTACACACCTGAAATCACAAACCAGTCGGATTTGGAATTTGTTAGCAACTACCAGGCGATCCAGGTGGGCGTGAGGAATACCTTTGGGTACGTAAGAAGCAGCGCCGACAGCAACAGTATGGGACCCAGCAAACAGCCACCAATAGCGCGACCAACGGCCCTAACAAATGGAAATAGCGGTGGAAGCAACGCCAGCAGCGGCCCCGGTAGTGCAGGATCTCTTGGGGGTTTACTTTTAGATCGTCCCTACAGCAATGGCCTAGTATCAACCACTTCAACTTGCGCTTCGACTTCGCCCTCCTCCTTCGAGAGCAATGTAATCTCGAAGAGGTTCAGCACGGCAAATAGCCTCGGGCCATTCTCAACCACAATAACAGATCTTAACCTAAACGGGATGAATAATCCATACGAAAAGTGGAGCAATGGAGGTGGAAGCGATGCTTATTCAGTTAATGCAAATGATCACTTTGCAATATCAAACACTAATGGCGGTGGTGGTCCTACCGCAGCAGACTCCGTCCTGGATCTTACATCGAAATTAATGTCCGCGGCTATTGTGTTCCCACCAAAGTCACAGATAAAAcgtcaaaaaatgatttatcaCTGTAAATTTGGTGAATTTGGTGTTATGGAGGGACAGTTTACCGAGCCATCAGGTGTTGCCGTTAATGCGCAGAATATTATTGTTGCTGACACAAATAATCATCGCATACAGATATTCGACAAGGAGGGAAGATTCAAGTTTCAATTTGGAGAGTGTGGGAAGCGTGACGGACAACTTCTGTATCCGAATCGTGTCGCCGCAGTGCGTCCTTCTGGTGATATTATTGTGACAGAACGGTCACCAACTCATCAAATTCAAATCTACAACCAGTACGGACAGTTTGTGCGTAAATTTGGTGCAAACATTCTTCAGCATCCCCGCGGTGTTACCGTTGATTCAAAGGGTCGTATCGTTGTGGTCGAGTGCAAAGTTATGCGCGTGATAATATTCGACCAGGCCGGGAACGTCCTCCAAAAATTTGGATGCTCAAAGCACCTCGAGTTTCCAAACGGCGTGGTGGTTAACGACAAACAAGAAATATTCATAAGCGACAATCGCGCACACTGCGTCAAAGTTTTCAACTACGACGGTGCTTACTTGAGGCAAATTGGTGGTGAGGGCATCACTAATTACCCGATTGGAGTTGGAATTAACGCCGCTGGTGAAATTCTGATCGCTGATAATCACAATAACTTCAACTTGACAATCTTCACCCAAGACGGACAGTTAGTATCTGCCTTGGAGAGCAAAGTTAAGCACGCTCAGTGTTTCGACGTGGCGCTAATGGATGACGGGTCAGTGGTACTTGCCAGCAAGGATTACCGACTGTACATCTACCGGTACATCCAAGTACCGCCTATCGGTATGTAG